DNA sequence from the Streptomyces sp. MST-110588 genome:
GCCGTGCCGTACGTCCTTGCGGTCCCGCAGCCAGGTGATGTCCTGGCGGGCGACGGCGTAGGCGTGCTCGACGGCGCCGGCCACCTTCTTGCGGTCGTGGGAGAGCTGGACGCGTATCACATGCATTTCGGTTCCGGTGAGCAGCAGCACCGACAGGTACTTCTCCTCGGTGCGCGGGCGCAGGGCCGCCGCCAGCCGCCCGGCCGCGCTCGGCCAGCCGCCGTACCACTGCGCGCTGCGGTCCTCGTTCCGCCGGTCCCAGGCGTCCATGGCCGCGTTGAAGGGGTTGAGCCGGTCCAGCACCAGATCGATACGGTTCACACCGTTGAACACCCGGTCGCCGACCGTGGGCCGTATGCCGAAGGCGTCCACCCGGTACGGTTTCGGCGGCTCCGGTACCCGTTCGCCCGGCTCGACGGTGTGCCCGTCCACCACCACCTCGCCGGGTGGCAGCAGCGCCGCCGCCCGCGCCTTGGCCTCGCGCAGGACCGCGTGCCGGTCGGGCGGCCTCACCCACTCCTTGAGACCCGACCAGAACGCTTCACCGATTGTCACCCGAACGCCTCCCGGACAGTCTTCCTGGCCTGGTCGGGGTTCTGCCCCATACGCTCGTCGAAGCTCCGCGACGGCGGGCGCTTGCCGTATTCGTACGCCTCCTCCGCGAGCCCGGGGCCGTTCTCCATGATCGAGCCGGTCACGGCGCCGCCCGGATCGGCACCGACTATCCCCTTGGCCAGCTTCTTGCCCTGCCTCCACGCCAGATACTGAGCGATATCGGTCATCTCGGGCCGCTGACCGCCCCGCACGCTCTCGAAGATCCGCCCCCTCGCGCCCTTCCACTCCTTGATCTGCGCGCGGTCCAGTCCGCGCAAGTAGCGGCGCAGCCGGGAGAGTTTGGCCAGGGCCTGGGTCCGGCGGGCGAGGTCGGCGAGCTTGTCGGCCAGCCTCGCCGCGATACGGGTCGCCTTGGCCGCCCGGTACGCCACGTTCGCCGCGCCCGCCAGCGGACCGATCGCCGCCGCCGCGCCCGCCGTCAGCAGCGAGAGGATCGCCGTGGTCGCGGCGGCGGCGATCACCGACTCGACGATCTCGACGAGCAGGTCCAGCATCGCCTGCTCGGCGATGGCGCAGGCCGCTCCGGCCATCTCCAGCAGCTCGGCGACGGTGTCCATGTCGTCGGCCTCGCCGAGCAGTGCCTGCTCGAAGTCGGTCATGGTCTTGCTGAAGCCTTCCGCGGCCTCGCTCTCCCACACCCGCTGGACGGACTTGCGCTCGGCGACCAGGTCCTCGACGACGCCCCGCAGGTCACGGGCCGCGCTTCGCCACTCCTCGGCCGTCTGCTCCAGCTTCTCGCTGTCGCCGGTGACCCAGTCGAACCAGTCGTCGACGCCGAACTGCTTGAGGACGCCCTTGATGACCTCGTCGAGGGTGGCCGCGAGGGGATTGCTCCAGTCCAGGACGTAATTGATGCGGTCCAGCGCACTGCCCGCGGCCTGTCCGGCACCCATCAGGCACCGCCCTTGAAGCCGCGCGCCGTGTCCTCTTCGTTGGCGTCGTAGTTGTCCGCGGACCCGCGTACGGCGTCGGCGATGGAGCGCAGCATCTCCGCGCTGTCCTCCAGGTCCGTACCCGACTGCTCCTTCTGGTCGATGTAGTCGGAGCGCAGATTGTTGGCCTCCGGCAACTGCCCGAAGACGCCGTCCGACAGATCCAGTGCGGCCGTACGACTGCGGATCTTCGCGATCCGGTCGGCCGCGCTTTCGGCGGCACGCGCGTACGCACGCAGCGCGTCGCTCTGAACGTTGGTGCCCTGACTCATGAGACCCCCGTTGCCATTCCTTTGCGAAATCATGACACACGATGCACCGGCGTACGTCAATGGAATCCCTGCACAGCAGGGGCTGTTGCCCCTTTTTGGCCGATGTGGAAGCAGCGGGCACAGCCGGCACCCTCGTACGTCAGAACGTCAGTGGCACCGTGGGTGACCGGGAGGATCGCGATCAGCGTGGTTCGTCGACATGTTGACCGGCCGGACGGGCGACGGCGTCGGACGGTGCCGGCCCAGGCGGTCCCGGAGCCCCGCTCTTACGGGATACTGCCCCTATGGCCGCCCGTGAGGCGCGGCCCGAGGACGTGCCGCAGGAGTCCGACGCCGGAAGCACCGAGGACCGGTTCGAGATCCAGGCCCGTCTGCTGGCCGCCGACGAGCAAGCGTTCCGCACGGTGTACGAGCAGTACGCGCCGCTGGTACGGGCCGTCGCGGCCCGGGTCACCCGGGACCACTGCGCCGTCGAGGACGTCGTCCAAGTGGTCTTCTCCCAACTATGGGAACGCCCGCTGTCCTTCGACCCCGCGCGCGGTTCGCTGCGGACATGGTGTGCGGTGGCCGCCCACCACCGGGCGGTCGACTGGCTGCGCAGGGAGCGGAAGCACCGTAAACCCAGCCCCCCGGACGACGGGCCCGCGCACCGGGACGAGACGGCCGACACAGTGATCGGAGGGCTGCTGACACTGCGGGTCAGGTCCGCGGTCGCCCAACTCCCGGACACCTTGCGCGTTCCGCTGCTGCTGGCCTACTACGGAGGACGGACCTACCGGCAGGTGGCCACCGAACTCGGCATTCCCGAAGGTACGGCCAAGTCGCGGCTGCGAACGGCCCTGCGCGCGCTGGCCAAAGAACTCGCGGAAGAAGGGGTTGAGCCATGAGCGAGGACGGCTTGGGCCCCGCCACGCCCGAGGGGCACGCACGGGCCCGGACGCTGCTGGCGGCGTGGGTGCTGCATGCCTGCTCCCCTACGGAGACGGCTGCCGTGACGACGCATCTACGGGCGTGCGAACAATGCACGGCGGAGGTACGGACGTTGGCCTCCGCCGTCGCGGAACTGGCCGGAGCGGAGCCGGCCGACGTCGGCATGACGGGAGTGCGACCAGCCGGACCGCAATCGGCCGAAGGACAATCGGCCGAAGCGCAATCGGCCGGCGCCGAACGTCGCAACACCGGAGCCCCCGCCGGCCCGGACTCCGAGACGTACCGGCGAACGGCCGCCGGCTCCTTCGCGCGCCGGCCGCCCGTGCCGCGCGAGCTGCCCGCGTACGTACGGCCCTATGCGGCGCAAGCGGCCACCCTGGACGCCGTACTGCGCGAACTGACCCCGGACGAATGGCGGCTTGAGACCGTCGAGGGCTGGAGCGTCGCCCAGTTGGTCGCGCACCTCGCGGCGACGGACGGCCTGCTGACCGAAGAGACCGGCGGCGAGGTGACCGGACCGGTACCGGTCGTACGCGGGGAAGGCGTCGCCATGCGCACCCGCACTTACACTTCCTGGGCCGCCGACGTGCCCCCCGGCGCCGTACACACCGCCTGGCGCACCCAGAGCGAAGCGCTGCGCTCAGCCCTGACGCATGACGGCCCGGGCCCCGGCCATCACCTCCTGACCCTAGGGGGCGGCGGCCTGCCGCTGCCGGTGGCCGACCATGCCGTCGGGCGGGCGTTCGAGACCTGGGTGCACACCCGGGACATCGGCCTGCGCACCGGACACCGGCTGCCGCCACCCACCCGCGCATCCCTCACCGCCATCGCCGACCTCGGCGTCCGCCTGCTGCCGCTCGCCCTACGGGCCCGGGGAACGCCGCTCGGCGACCGCGTACTGCGCGTGGAGCTGACCGGCCCGGGCGGCGGCACCTGGCTGCTGGAGGACTCCGGCCCCGCCACCGGCCGGCCGGACGCCGGATTCACCCTCGACACCCTGGAGTTCTGCCTCCTGGCCGGAGGCCGCCGCACCCCCGCTCACATCAGCGCCCACACCCACCTGACCGGCGATCATTCCCTGGCCCGGTCCGCCCTCGCCGCCGCCCCCACCTTCTCCGGCCCGTAACTCCACCGTTTTTCTGCCGCCGGTCTCTCGCCGTACGCGGCCATCGAGCCGCCTTCGCGAGCCGCGCCCTGTTCGCGACGGACTTCTGTCCCCGGCTTCGGGCACGTGGCCTTGCCCGAAGGCGAAGGCCGACCGTGTCGAAGACAGCCAGGCCGACGAACCGCGCGCTTGGCCCGGACCGGGAGCGGATGAGGAGAACCCGCAAGGAAACCGCGTTGCCGCGCTGTCCGCGTGGCGGGAATGCGACAGCACCCGTAGAGCGCGAGGATGCCGTCGCAGACCTGCCAGCCGGCCGGGGCTGGTGCCTGATGAGCTGATCGCGGAATGACTGTTCACGACAGGACGGAATTCATGTCCGCAACCACCAGCGCATCGGTCGACGGTGCGATTCCATCGGCTCGGCCTCCGCTGAAAGGCTGGCCGGCCGTGGTATCCGTGATGCTGGGGATCTTCGCCATCGTCACGACCGAGATCCTGCCCATCGGCCTACTGACCTCGATCGGCTCCGATTTCACCGTCTCGGACAGTGTGGCCGGACTGATGATGACGATGCCGGGAATTCTCGCGGCCATATCCGCTCCCCTGATCACCGTGGCCACGGCCCGCGTCGGCCGTCGCCTGATGCTGTGTGTCTTCATGCTCCTGCTGGCCCTGGCGAATTTGCTGGCCGCGGCGGCGTCCAGCTACTGGCTCGTGCTGGTTTCCAGGGTCGTGGTGGGAGTCACCATCGGCGGATTCTGGTCGATCGGGAGCGGGATCGCCGAGCGGTTGGTGCCGCCGGGTTCCGTCGGAAAGGCAACTGCCGTGATTTTCTCAGCCGTTCCGTTGGGCTCCGTTCTCGGGGTACCCGTCGGCACCTTCATCGGGGAGCCGGCCGGGTGGCGTACGGCATTCGTCGTCCTGGGCGCGCTGGCGATGGGGGTGCTGGCCTTGCTGC
Encoded proteins:
- a CDS encoding sigma-70 family RNA polymerase sigma factor, producing MAAREARPEDVPQESDAGSTEDRFEIQARLLAADEQAFRTVYEQYAPLVRAVAARVTRDHCAVEDVVQVVFSQLWERPLSFDPARGSLRTWCAVAAHHRAVDWLRRERKHRKPSPPDDGPAHRDETADTVIGGLLTLRVRSAVAQLPDTLRVPLLLAYYGGRTYRQVATELGIPEGTAKSRLRTALRALAKELAEEGVEP
- a CDS encoding maleylpyruvate isomerase family mycothiol-dependent enzyme encodes the protein MSEDGLGPATPEGHARARTLLAAWVLHACSPTETAAVTTHLRACEQCTAEVRTLASAVAELAGAEPADVGMTGVRPAGPQSAEGQSAEAQSAGAERRNTGAPAGPDSETYRRTAAGSFARRPPVPRELPAYVRPYAAQAATLDAVLRELTPDEWRLETVEGWSVAQLVAHLAATDGLLTEETGGEVTGPVPVVRGEGVAMRTRTYTSWAADVPPGAVHTAWRTQSEALRSALTHDGPGPGHHLLTLGGGGLPLPVADHAVGRAFETWVHTRDIGLRTGHRLPPPTRASLTAIADLGVRLLPLALRARGTPLGDRVLRVELTGPGGGTWLLEDSGPATGRPDAGFTLDTLEFCLLAGGRRTPAHISAHTHLTGDHSLARSALAAAPTFSGP